Proteins co-encoded in one Candidatus Blochmannia sp. SNP genomic window:
- a CDS encoding M3 family metallopeptidase, producing MNNNSLFHSFMFPLFSSIDPKYIKESIKQVLTNCYNTVDQVVSEEDITWDTLYYPLMIAENELQRTWSPIAHLNSVKHNLELRKVYEESLLFISEYKNWINQHDGLYKSYQLLQNGDSYQQLSIVQKKVINNILCNFRLSGVDLSLKQKKKYIYITSRLSQLSLNYANNVFDATSGWNKLVTEKKVLSGIPEDRLESARLEAKAHGKNGWLFTLQYPSYSSVLLYCDTQELREELYWAFNTRASDQGPNSGKWDNTVIMDEILALRHESAQILGFNNYLEKSLMKRMIQSPKQVFNFLTSLSTQISHNEYKEFLETQNFAKIQYSCTSLNPWDLAYYREKRKKYLFSITNEELRYYFPERTVLHGMFSVVNRIYGIFIKERYNIETWHTDVRFFDIFDDENKWMGGFYLDLYLREDKREGAWMDEFVGMMYRKGAISQKPIAYLTCNFSCSENKKSSCLLTHNDVITLFHEFGHVLHHVMTHIDVPEISGINGVPWDSVELPSQLMEKFCWEPDVLRLISAHHQTKEPLSDCIINNLLKTKTYQSSSYLLRQVIYGLFDLRIHYEYIPGEQGNILKVFNEVVKQISTHHFPKNWERFPHSFIHIFSDGYGAGYYSYLWADMLASNVWCRFKKSGILNAKIGKLFFNNIIALGGIIDLRQCLIEFCEHAVTLESMLRYYEVPVSTDNHLWTQL from the coding sequence ATGAACAATAATTCATTATTTCATTCTTTTATGTTTCCTTTATTTTCTTCTATTGATCCAAAATATATAAAAGAATCTATAAAACAGGTTTTGACTAATTGCTATAATACGGTAGATCAAGTTGTATCAGAAGAAGATATAACTTGGGATACATTATATTATCCATTAATGATTGCAGAAAATGAATTGCAACGTACTTGGTCTCCGATAGCGCATTTAAATTCTGTAAAACATAATTTAGAATTACGTAAGGTTTATGAAGAAAGCTTATTATTTATATCTGAATATAAAAATTGGATTAATCAGCATGATGGTTTATATAAATCTTATCAGTTATTACAGAATGGAGACTCTTATCAGCAATTAAGTATAGTACAAAAAAAAGTTATAAATAATATTTTGTGTAATTTTAGATTATCGGGAGTTGATCTATCTCTGAAACAGAAAAAAAAATATATCTATATAACTTCTCGGTTGTCACAGTTGAGTTTAAATTATGCTAATAATGTATTTGATGCAACATCAGGTTGGAATAAATTAGTTACTGAAAAGAAGGTACTATCTGGTATACCGGAGGATAGATTGGAAAGTGCTCGCTTGGAAGCGAAAGCTCACGGGAAAAATGGATGGTTATTTACATTGCAATATCCTAGTTATTCTTCAGTTCTTTTATATTGTGACACTCAAGAACTTAGAGAAGAATTATATTGGGCTTTTAATACTCGAGCTTCTGATCAAGGACCTAATAGCGGGAAGTGGGATAATACTGTAATAATGGATGAAATTTTAGCATTACGTCATGAATCAGCACAAATATTAGGATTTAATAATTATCTTGAAAAATCTTTAATGAAAAGAATGATACAAAGTCCAAAACAAGTATTTAATTTTCTTACAAGTTTATCTACTCAAATATCTCATAATGAATATAAGGAATTTTTAGAAACGCAAAATTTTGCTAAAATACAATATTCCTGTACATCTTTAAATCCGTGGGATCTTGCGTATTATAGAGAGAAACGAAAAAAATATCTTTTTTCTATTACGAATGAAGAGTTACGTTACTATTTTCCTGAAAGAACAGTACTGCATGGCATGTTTTCAGTAGTGAATCGTATTTATGGAATTTTTATTAAAGAACGTTATAATATAGAAACATGGCATACTGATGTACGATTTTTTGATATTTTTGATGATGAAAATAAATGGATGGGAGGATTTTATTTAGATCTCTATCTTAGAGAAGATAAACGAGAAGGTGCTTGGATGGATGAATTCGTAGGTATGATGTACCGAAAAGGTGCTATTAGCCAAAAACCTATTGCATACCTAACTTGTAATTTTAGTTGTTCAGAAAATAAAAAATCGTCATGTTTGTTGACACATAATGATGTAATTACTTTATTTCATGAATTTGGACATGTATTGCATCATGTTATGACCCATATTGATGTTCCAGAAATATCCGGAATTAATGGAGTACCTTGGGATTCAGTAGAATTACCTAGTCAACTTATGGAAAAATTTTGTTGGGAACCTGATGTATTACGACTAATTTCTGCGCATCATCAAACAAAGGAACCATTATCTGATTGTATAATAAACAATTTACTAAAAACAAAAACATATCAATCATCATCTTATCTTTTACGTCAGGTAATATACGGATTGTTTGATTTACGAATACACTATGAGTATATTCCAGGAGAACAGGGAAATATATTAAAAGTATTTAATGAAGTAGTAAAACAAATATCGACACATCATTTTCCAAAAAATTGGGAACGGTTCCCTCATTCTTTTATTCATATTTTTTCTGATGGCTATGGGGCAGGATATTATAGTTATTTATGGGCAGATATGCTAGCATCTAACGTTTGGTGTCGTTTTAAAAAATCCGGTATTCTTAATGCAAAAATAGGAAAATTATTTTTTAATAATATTATTGCATTAGGAGGAATTATTGATTTGAGACAATGTCTTATAGAATTTTGTGAACACGCAGTGACATTAGAATCTATGTTACGATACTATGAAGTTCCTGTATCTACAGATAATCATTTGTGGACACAGCTATAA
- a CDS encoding inorganic phosphate transporter, with translation MSHFLFNLEIHIRIMLILALILVFIYEAINGFHDTANSVVTVIYTCALRSHSAVLMSGIFNFLGVILSGLSVAYTIIHLLPTYFFTNTNPNHILAMIFSMLFAAILWNLGTWYFRLPTSSSHTLIGTLIGIGVVHAIITHCPMMQGLNIPQLINIFLSLIISPIIGLTLARIMMLILCRYWNNEKKHKDIHITPTQQTQEYGRPQPSLWTRVVLILSAAGVSFSHGANDGQKGIGLIMLLLIGVAPASFMLNMNASSHDISRTRNAVNNFYEYYSQHYNNFKTIIPSEITSIPMSIALNQLKVIVPSITNSTQIFIKNNNITYFNQCLSSPDTEMQVKKFLYDLSLTLTIIHNAALLLENLDNYAQLNIEQRSQMRQLLIYIVDILDQIVALPETSHNNKNFLNHLKEHLLNTVEYAPTWIILAVALSLSLGTIIGWKRVAITIGEKIGKKEMTYAQGLSAQLTTAISIGTASYAGMPVSTTHVLSSSITGSMLMRGWGVQKKTIKNILITWSLTLPVSIILSGSFYWVTLKLLHKYIQI, from the coding sequence ATGTCACATTTTCTCTTCAACTTAGAAATACATATCAGAATTATGTTGATTCTTGCATTAATTCTTGTATTTATTTATGAAGCTATTAATGGTTTTCATGATACTGCTAATTCTGTAGTCACCGTAATTTATACTTGCGCATTACGTTCTCATAGCGCGGTATTAATGTCAGGAATATTTAATTTTTTAGGAGTAATATTAAGTGGTTTAAGTGTTGCATATACAATTATTCATTTACTTCCTACATATTTCTTTACAAATACTAATCCCAACCATATTCTAGCTATGATTTTTTCTATGTTATTTGCGGCAATACTATGGAATCTTGGAACATGGTACTTCAGATTACCTACTTCCAGTTCTCACACTTTGATTGGTACGTTAATCGGAATTGGAGTAGTTCATGCAATCATTACACATTGCCCAATGATGCAAGGATTGAATATTCCGCAACTAATTAACATTTTTTTATCATTAATAATATCACCGATAATAGGTTTAACATTAGCTAGAATAATGATGCTGATACTATGTCGATATTGGAATAATGAAAAAAAACACAAAGATATTCATATAACCCCAACTCAACAAACACAAGAATATGGAAGACCTCAACCCTCATTATGGACTCGCGTTGTACTAATTTTATCTGCAGCTGGAGTCAGTTTTTCTCATGGAGCAAATGATGGACAGAAAGGGATTGGTCTGATTATGCTACTTCTAATAGGAGTAGCTCCAGCAAGTTTTATGCTTAATATGAATGCTAGTAGTCATGATATTTCACGTACTCGAAATGCAGTCAACAATTTTTACGAATATTATAGTCAACACTACAACAATTTTAAAACTATCATCCCATCAGAAATAACATCCATACCCATGTCGATAGCATTAAATCAATTAAAAGTTATTGTTCCTTCCATCACAAATTCTACACAAATTTTTATAAAAAACAATAACATAACATATTTTAATCAATGCCTATCTTCTCCAGACACAGAGATGCAAGTAAAAAAATTTTTATATGATTTATCATTAACCCTTACTATTATTCATAACGCTGCATTATTACTTGAAAATTTAGACAATTATGCACAACTAAATATAGAACAACGTTCTCAAATGAGGCAATTACTGATCTATATAGTAGATATTTTAGATCAAATAGTAGCGCTTCCAGAAACCTCTCATAATAATAAAAATTTTCTTAATCATTTAAAAGAACATTTACTAAATACAGTTGAATATGCCCCTACTTGGATCATTTTAGCTGTTGCACTATCATTATCTTTAGGTACAATAATTGGCTGGAAACGAGTTGCCATCACTATTGGTGAAAAAATAGGAAAAAAGGAAATGACTTATGCGCAAGGTCTATCAGCGCAACTGACTACTGCTATATCTATAGGAACAGCTAGTTATGCTGGAATGCCAGTTTCTACTACTCATGTATTGTCTTCGTCTATCACAGGAAGCATGCTAATGCGTGGCTGGGGAGTACAAAAGAAAACAATAAAAAACATATTAATAACTTGGTCATTAACCTTACCTGTATCTATTATATTAAGTGGAAGTTTCTATTGGGTTACATTAAAATTATTACATAAATACATTCAAATATAA
- the ubiA gene encoding 4-hydroxybenzoate octaprenyltransferase, with the protein MSNRLFFIKKCYNLAQLMRINQPIGFFLLLWPTLWGLWLSNRGMPDDHVILIVFVTGVLCMRSAGCIINDYVDYDIDRRVRRTRTRPLSSGAITKKEALTVLLILLIIALALVLILNLITIFLSVVALILSGVYPYLKRYTYFPQLMLGLLFSWPILMAFTAINHPISSTAWLLFVMNTIWTIVYDTQYAMIDREDDKYIGVKSSAVLFGNMDKFIIGIFQFIVVFILSIIGWKEQFTILFYFFSLFGVIIIFAWQQILINKKRRTKYFKAFLSNNYIGALIFMGIALNLY; encoded by the coding sequence ATGTCAAATAGGCTATTTTTTATTAAAAAGTGCTACAATTTAGCACAGTTGATGCGTATTAATCAACCTATTGGATTTTTTCTATTGCTTTGGCCTACTTTATGGGGGTTATGGTTATCGAATAGAGGTATGCCTGACGACCATGTTATTTTGATAGTATTTGTTACTGGTGTATTATGTATGCGTTCTGCAGGTTGTATAATCAATGATTATGTTGATTATGATATCGACAGGCGTGTCCGACGTACTAGAACGCGTCCTTTGTCATCTGGAGCAATTACAAAAAAGGAAGCATTAACGGTATTATTAATATTACTCATTATTGCATTAGCACTGGTTTTAATCCTTAATTTAATCACTATATTTTTATCTGTAGTAGCGCTCATATTATCTGGAGTATATCCTTATCTTAAGAGATATACTTATTTCCCCCAACTAATGTTAGGATTATTATTTAGTTGGCCTATTTTAATGGCTTTTACTGCAATTAATCATCCTATAAGTAGTACCGCGTGGTTATTATTTGTAATGAATACTATATGGACAATAGTATATGATACGCAATATGCTATGATAGACAGAGAAGATGATAAATATATTGGTGTAAAATCGTCCGCTGTATTATTTGGAAACATGGATAAATTTATCATAGGAATATTTCAGTTTATTGTTGTATTTATATTGAGCATTATCGGGTGGAAGGAACAATTTACTATATTATTTTATTTTTTTTCACTATTTGGAGTCATCATAATATTTGCATGGCAACAAATTTTAATTAATAAAAAAAGACGAACGAAATATTTTAAAGCTTTTTTAAGTAATAATTATATAGGCGCATTAATATTTATGGGAATTGCTTTAAATTTGTACTAA
- the dnaB gene encoding replicative DNA helicase: MHIAHDQQVNNIKIPPYSLEAEQSVLGGLMLDNTQWEHISIQVDTDDFFNYAHRIIFNEMKRLLETNKPIDLITLAESLEIQGKLESVGGFAYLAELSKNVPSTSNVVAYADIVRERSVIRAMIAIANKIADAGYNPQGRSSDELLDLAESLVFQISRSKSNHNLNPKGIDHVLENTVAHIEQVCNRPKYGVTGIPSGYKDLDKKTDGLQKSDLIIIAARPSMGKTAFAMNLCEHAAMTETKPVLIFSLEMPGNQIMIRMLASLSRVDQVRIRTGRLNHEDRERITSAMKLLLEKRNIYIDDSSYLTPAELRGRARRLCREHDGLSLIMIDYLQLMRVPSLSNNRTLEISEISRSLKALAKELKVPVIAISQLNRGLEQRVDKHPINSDLRESGAIEQDADLILFIYRDEVYHENSDMKGIAEIILGKQRNGPVGTIRLIFNGQWSRFDNYIDPARY; encoded by the coding sequence ATGCATATTGCTCATGATCAACAAGTAAATAATATAAAAATACCACCATATTCGTTGGAAGCTGAACAATCAGTATTAGGTGGTCTAATGTTAGACAACACTCAATGGGAGCATATATCAATACAAGTAGATACTGATGATTTTTTTAATTATGCTCATCGAATTATTTTTAACGAAATGAAGCGTTTGTTAGAAACAAATAAACCTATTGATTTAATAACGCTAGCAGAATCTTTGGAAATTCAAGGAAAATTGGAATCAGTAGGAGGATTTGCATATTTAGCAGAATTATCAAAAAATGTTCCTAGTACTTCTAATGTAGTTGCGTATGCTGATATAGTACGTGAGCGTTCAGTAATACGAGCAATGATTGCCATAGCAAATAAAATTGCTGATGCTGGATATAATCCTCAAGGACGAAGCAGTGATGAATTATTAGATTTGGCTGAGTCCCTTGTTTTTCAAATTTCACGCAGTAAAAGTAATCATAATCTTAATCCAAAAGGAATAGATCATGTTTTAGAAAACACAGTGGCTCATATTGAGCAGGTATGTAATAGGCCAAAATATGGTGTTACAGGCATACCCAGTGGGTATAAGGATCTTGATAAAAAAACTGATGGTTTACAAAAATCTGATCTTATTATTATAGCTGCTCGTCCTTCTATGGGAAAAACTGCTTTTGCTATGAATTTATGTGAACATGCAGCAATGACTGAAACAAAACCAGTATTGATATTTAGTTTAGAAATGCCTGGTAATCAAATTATGATACGTATGTTAGCTTCATTGTCTCGAGTGGACCAAGTACGTATTCGTACAGGACGGCTTAATCATGAAGATCGAGAAAGAATTACTAGTGCTATGAAGCTACTTTTAGAGAAACGTAATATATATATTGATGATTCTTCATATCTAACACCTGCTGAGTTACGTGGACGTGCTCGTAGGTTATGTCGTGAACATGATGGTTTAAGTTTGATTATGATTGATTATTTACAATTAATGAGGGTTCCATCTTTATCTAATAATCGAACTTTAGAGATTTCAGAAATTTCTCGATCATTAAAAGCTTTGGCTAAAGAATTAAAAGTACCAGTTATAGCAATATCTCAATTAAATAGAGGTTTAGAACAACGTGTTGACAAACATCCTATTAATTCGGACCTTCGTGAATCTGGAGCGATTGAACAGGATGCTGATCTTATTTTATTTATTTATCGTGATGAAGTGTATCATGAAAATAGTGATATGAAAGGTATTGCTGAAATTATTCTGGGGAAACAACGTAATGGGCCTGTTGGTACCATACGATTGATTTTTAATGGACAATGGTCTCGATTTGATAATTATATTGATCCTGCTCGTTATTGA
- the glyS gene encoding glycine--tRNA ligase subunit beta, whose amino-acid sequence MKKYTFLVEIGTESLPSKLLKKLGKDFFNQIINGLKKNNFVCDKINWFASACRLAVKASIRIKGDLHHNTISINQIDDDNICNRYIKDVYNQKKLITSKMNIQNSIQTNNYQKILQCDDNVVVHKNYEYLFCKIISIALEKLNNYAMMRWGDIEIPFVRPVRTMIVLLDTYLIRGCFFGIKTDRVLHGNRCMQDDKIILEHADYYPDILTKNGWVIADYIVRKNIIRSAVEKEAEKLGGVIDFQDDSLLEEVTSLVEWPVILSGRFDEKFLALPHEVIVHIMRYDQRYFPVYNFINGMLLPYFIFVANTISNNYEPIIIGHENVITPRLMDAEFFLRNDNKCRLEDYIPKLNSVLFHRKLGTLRDKSWRIEELSGWIANQIDADIQQTKRAGYLCKCDLMSNMVFEFPSTQGIIGMYYARRDGESEEIAVAQKEHYQPRFSEDTLPTTYVSCVVSIADKIDTISGIFGIEEFPKGNRDPFALKRSAIGILRILIYKKLPLNLLSLIQKSVELYGEQLTNVSVINDIHNFMYNRLFSWYSARGYRSDIIKAVLNVETSSIVDIDARIEAVSYFCTSKKEESVKLNLIYKRISNILSRKQTSYNDDVKFCLFKIPEEMHFAMQVIAIEKKLQELCARHSYYDALVVMITIFSAINVFFDNVMIMDKNEHIQINRLTLLNKVKNLFLKVADVSLLHF is encoded by the coding sequence ATGAAAAAGTATACCTTTTTAGTAGAGATTGGTACTGAATCGTTGCCATCGAAACTTTTAAAAAAATTAGGAAAAGACTTTTTTAATCAGATTATTAATGGCTTAAAAAAGAATAATTTTGTTTGTGATAAGATTAATTGGTTTGCATCTGCATGTCGCTTAGCGGTTAAGGCTAGTATAAGAATAAAAGGAGATCTTCATCATAACACTATATCTATTAATCAAATAGACGATGATAATATATGTAATAGATATATTAAAGATGTATATAATCAAAAAAAATTAATAACGAGTAAAATGAATATTCAGAATAGTATACAAACCAATAACTATCAAAAAATATTGCAATGTGACGACAATGTAGTAGTACATAAGAATTATGAATATTTATTCTGTAAAATAATTAGTATTGCTTTAGAAAAATTAAATAATTACGCAATGATGCGTTGGGGAGATATAGAGATCCCATTTGTTAGACCTGTGCGAACTATGATCGTATTGTTAGATACATATCTTATTCGAGGTTGTTTTTTTGGTATAAAAACAGATCGAGTGCTGCATGGTAATAGATGTATGCAAGATGATAAAATTATTCTTGAACATGCAGATTATTATCCAGATATTTTAACTAAAAATGGTTGGGTAATAGCGGATTACATTGTACGAAAAAATATTATACGATCTGCGGTAGAAAAAGAAGCTGAAAAACTTGGAGGAGTTATAGATTTTCAAGATGATAGTTTGTTGGAAGAGGTGACTTCTTTAGTAGAATGGCCCGTAATTCTTTCCGGTCGATTTGATGAGAAATTTTTAGCATTACCGCATGAAGTAATAGTCCATATTATGAGGTACGATCAAAGATATTTTCCGGTATACAATTTTATTAATGGTATGTTGTTACCATATTTTATTTTTGTAGCAAATACTATTTCAAATAATTATGAACCAATTATTATTGGCCATGAGAACGTAATAACCCCACGTTTAATGGATGCGGAATTTTTTTTAAGAAATGATAATAAATGTCGTTTAGAGGATTATATTCCCAAATTAAATTCTGTTTTGTTTCATAGAAAACTTGGTACGCTACGTGATAAAAGTTGGCGTATAGAAGAGCTATCTGGTTGGATAGCTAATCAAATAGATGCAGATATCCAACAAACAAAACGTGCTGGATATCTATGTAAGTGTGATCTTATGAGTAATATGGTATTTGAGTTTCCTTCAACTCAAGGCATTATTGGTATGTATTATGCTCGCCGGGATGGGGAATCAGAAGAAATAGCAGTAGCACAAAAAGAACATTATCAACCACGATTTTCTGAAGATACGTTACCTACAACTTATGTTTCTTGTGTTGTATCTATTGCAGATAAAATAGATACTATCTCAGGTATATTTGGAATTGAAGAATTTCCAAAAGGTAATAGAGATCCATTTGCTTTAAAAAGATCTGCTATTGGAATATTACGTATTTTGATATATAAAAAATTACCGTTAAATTTATTATCTTTAATACAAAAATCAGTGGAATTATATGGTGAACAACTAACTAATGTATCAGTTATTAACGATATCCATAATTTTATGTATAATCGTTTGTTTTCGTGGTATTCCGCGAGAGGTTATAGATCAGATATTATAAAGGCAGTGTTAAACGTTGAAACTTCCAGTATAGTAGACATTGATGCCCGAATAGAAGCGGTATCTTATTTTTGTACATCAAAAAAAGAGGAAAGTGTTAAATTAAATTTAATTTATAAAAGAATATCGAACATTTTATCAAGAAAACAAACATCATATAATGATGATGTTAAATTTTGTTTGTTTAAAATACCAGAAGAAATGCATTTTGCTATGCAAGTAATTGCAATAGAAAAGAAATTGCAGGAATTATGTGCTCGGCATAGTTATTACGATGCATTAGTTGTTATGATAACAATATTTAGTGCAATAAATGTGTTTTTTGATAATGTTATGATTATGGACAAAAATGAACATATACAAATTAATCGTTTAACTTTGCTGAATAAAGTAAAAAATTTATTTTTAAAGGTAGCAGATGTTTCGCTATTACATTTTTAA
- the ssb gene encoding single-stranded DNA-binding protein, with amino-acid sequence MANRGINKVILIGYLGQDPETRYMSNGNIVTNISVATTESWKDKQTNEFKERTEWHRVVLFGKLAEIASEYLHKGSQVYVEGSLKTRKWQNQNGQDRYITEIVVNIGGAMQMLGHRHVEESSASSDNQGQIDNDSVTSSNNDEVSNINFDESDIPF; translated from the coding sequence GTGGCTAATAGAGGGATTAATAAAGTTATTTTGATTGGTTACCTTGGTCAAGATCCAGAAACTCGTTATATGTCTAATGGTAATATAGTGACTAATATTTCTGTGGCTACCACTGAATCTTGGAAAGATAAACAAACTAATGAATTTAAAGAAAGAACTGAATGGCATCGTGTAGTATTATTTGGAAAATTAGCAGAGATTGCATCAGAATATCTTCATAAAGGTTCTCAAGTATATGTCGAAGGATCATTAAAAACTAGAAAATGGCAAAATCAAAATGGACAAGATCGATATATTACTGAAATTGTCGTTAATATTGGAGGCGCAATGCAAATGTTGGGTCATCGTCATGTAGAAGAGAGTAGTGCATCGTCAGATAATCAGGGTCAAATAGATAATGACAGCGTAACTTCATCTAACAACGATGAGGTATCTAATATTAACTTTGATGAATCGGATATTCCTTTTTAG
- the zur gene encoding zinc uptake transcriptional repressor Zur, giving the protein MNTNVQKTLTQIKKLCEQRCVRLTPQRLAVLRLISQYNGAISAYNLLHLLRQSSLPHAKPSTIYRALNFLLEQGFIHRIESTNSFMLCHYFFELSHNFAFFICNSCKQVTEQTTKGIEEILQNMAKITGFTMFNNVIEAHGLCTKCINIQLHSYLRS; this is encoded by the coding sequence ATGAATACTAATGTCCAAAAAACTTTAACTCAAATTAAAAAATTATGCGAACAACGATGTGTACGTTTAACACCGCAACGATTAGCAGTATTACGATTAATATCTCAATACAACGGAGCTATCAGTGCTTATAATTTACTACATTTACTGCGACAATCGTCGCTCCCCCATGCAAAACCTTCCACTATTTATCGAGCTCTAAACTTTTTGTTAGAACAAGGATTTATTCATCGTATTGAATCTACTAACAGTTTTATGCTATGTCATTATTTTTTTGAGCTATCACATAATTTTGCTTTTTTTATTTGCAATAGCTGTAAACAAGTTACCGAACAAACAACAAAGGGTATTGAAGAAATTTTGCAAAACATGGCCAAAATTACAGGATTCACTATGTTTAACAACGTTATTGAAGCACATGGACTATGTACAAAGTGTATTAATATTCAATTACATTCATATCTTAGATCCTAA
- the glyQ gene encoding glycine--tRNA ligase subunit alpha translates to MYYSDSSKTFQGLIQALECYWKCCGCIIAQPLDIEVGAATSHPITFFNAIGPEPASIAYVQVSRRPMDSRYGQNPNRLQQYYQFQVIMKPSPKNMLKLYLDSLKALGLNHIKNDICFIEDNWENPTLGAWGLGWEIRLNGMEITQFTYFQQMGGLECNPVTGEITYGLERLALFLQGANNVYDLVWGPSAQGLVTYGDLFRQNELEQSTYNCEHTDIKFLFRIFGQYENEVENLITMTQPLLIPAYERILKAIHIFNLLDARKLISTTERKNYILRIRKLSKMIAETYYIFRKKLGFPMCIKKS, encoded by the coding sequence ATGTACTATAGTGATAGTTCGAAGACTTTTCAAGGATTAATACAAGCGTTAGAATGTTATTGGAAATGTTGTGGTTGTATCATAGCTCAACCATTAGATATAGAAGTTGGAGCAGCAACCTCACATCCTATTACTTTTTTTAATGCTATTGGCCCAGAACCTGCTTCAATTGCTTATGTTCAAGTATCTCGTCGTCCTATGGACAGCCGATATGGCCAAAATCCAAATAGATTGCAGCAATATTATCAGTTTCAAGTGATTATGAAACCTTCTCCTAAAAATATGCTAAAATTATATTTAGATTCTTTAAAAGCGCTTGGATTAAATCATATAAAAAATGATATTTGTTTTATTGAAGACAACTGGGAAAACCCTACACTTGGAGCATGGGGATTAGGTTGGGAAATTCGGTTAAATGGCATGGAAATAACACAATTCACTTATTTTCAGCAAATGGGTGGATTAGAATGCAACCCTGTTACAGGAGAGATAACTTATGGACTAGAGCGGTTAGCTTTATTTCTACAAGGCGCGAATAATGTTTATGATTTAGTTTGGGGACCTAGTGCACAAGGATTGGTTACGTATGGAGATTTATTTCGTCAAAATGAATTAGAACAATCAACTTATAATTGTGAACATACGGATATTAAATTTTTGTTTAGAATTTTTGGTCAATATGAAAATGAAGTAGAAAATTTAATTACTATGACGCAACCATTACTTATTCCAGCATATGAACGAATTTTAAAAGCGATACATATTTTTAATTTATTAGATGCTAGAAAATTGATTTCTACTACAGAAAGAAAAAATTATATTCTACGTATTCGTAAGTTATCAAAAATGATAGCAGAGACTTATTACATATTTCGTAAAAAATTAGGATTCCCTATGTGTATAAAGAAATCATAA
- a CDS encoding Fe-Mn family superoxide dismutase, with protein MSFTLPSLTYPYDALEPFFDEQTMKIHHTKHHQAYIDNTNAALIDLPEFSNLPIIELIKKLNNLPDQKKTILRNNAGGHINHCLFWKSLKKNTTLKGSLKDAIEYNFSSISSFKDRFEKTAISHFGSGWVWLTKQNDTLSIVSTANQDNPLMGTDISGSDGYPILGLDVWEHAYYLKYQNRRLDYIKSFWNIVNWDEVCAQFNYV; from the coding sequence ATGAGTTTTACATTACCTTCTTTAACTTATCCATATGATGCTTTAGAACCATTTTTTGATGAACAAACTATGAAGATTCATCATACAAAACATCACCAAGCATATATTGATAATACTAATGCAGCACTAATTGATTTACCTGAATTTTCTAATTTACCTATTATAGAATTAATAAAAAAATTAAATAACTTGCCTGACCAAAAAAAAACTATATTACGTAATAATGCTGGAGGCCATATCAATCATTGCCTTTTTTGGAAATCTCTTAAAAAGAATACTACGCTTAAAGGATCATTGAAAGATGCAATAGAATACAATTTTTCAAGTATCTCTTCTTTTAAAGACCGTTTTGAAAAAACTGCTATCAGTCATTTCGGATCTGGTTGGGTATGGTTAACAAAACAAAATGATACTTTATCTATAGTATCTACCGCTAATCAAGATAACCCATTAATGGGAACAGATATTTCTGGATCAGATGGATACCCAATTCTTGGATTAGATGTTTGGGAACATGCTTACTATTTAAAATATCAAAATCGTCGGTTAGATTATATTAAATCTTTTTGGAATATAGTTAACTGGGACGAGGTATGTGCACAATTTAATTACGTATAA